The DNA segment TCCACCACCAGAATCGACCGGTTCGCCATTGCAATGAGTAATCTCCTCAGCTCCGAGTTGCGATGAATCTCCGTCAGCTCCAAATCATAGATGTCAAAGTTCAGATAATTCGCCATTGCAGCGATCAAGCTCGATTTCCCGGTACCCGGAGGACCGTACAACAAGTACCCTCTCTTCCAAGCCTTCCCAACCTTCCTGTAATAATCCTTCCTCTTCAAGAACCTTTCAAGATCTCTGAGAATGAAACTCTTGATCTCGGAGTCCATGGCGAGCGTGTCGAACGTCGCGGGGTGATCGAGGTTCGTGCCGGTCCACACGTCCGCAAGATTTGCGTACATGCTGTCGTAGCTCGTCGTGTAGATCCTCAGGGTCTTGCTCTCTTGTTTTATTGACTTGGCTTTCTTCACAATGTAGGGTAAGTAAGAAGTCAACACCATGTCCTTGTGCTTCCTGTGGAAACTAAGCTGGAAGGATCGGACCTCAGAGCGCAGGGTGGAGTTGAGGTCACGAGGATTGTGGAAGCTCTTGGATTCGACTTGGCGGCAGATCAAAATCCAGTTGAATTTAACCCCATTAAAGACTTCCGAGATCTCTTCGTTGCTTTCCATGGAGATCGTAAAGTTGTCTTCTTGCTCGGCTTTGCTGACCTTGAGTCTGTGCGTGTTGGGTGAGATTTTGGTGCCCAGGTAAATCTCGGCGGCCTCGTAGATTTGGTTGTTGACGAGGCCGTCGAACTCGTCGATGACCATGGTGACCTGGGACGAGAAGCGGCTGAAGAAGCCTCGGATGCCGGAGAAGAAGTAGTCTTGGATTTCATAGGGCAAGAAGTCTTGAGCAATGGACCGGGCGAGCATCACAGTGGCAGCGACGGAGGCTGCGGCGGAGAGAACAGTCTTTGCTGTGGCCAGTTTGCTTTCAGCAGAGGAAGAGTCCGCCATGGTTTTATGACGTGGAAAAGCTTGCGATCAATAGGCTTTAACTTGGGTGCGCACGCGTTTGGAGATGGTCTTGTGCTTGATATACGAGAGTCTTGAAAGAATTTTAATTCCACGAGGGTGCTGAATCTGCTGGTGGGTTTATACTTCCACCTAGAGCCCccacttattttaaattttttttataggaattcttttaaaattttaagttaaaataaagtgataaattttattatttattttatattttaatatt comes from the Carya illinoinensis cultivar Pawnee chromosome 8, C.illinoinensisPawnee_v1, whole genome shotgun sequence genome and includes:
- the LOC122317812 gene encoding protein HYPER-SENSITIVITY-RELATED 4-like, with protein sequence MADSSSAESKLATAKTVLSAAASVAATVMLARSIAQDFLPYEIQDYFFSGIRGFFSRFSSQVTMVIDEFDGLVNNQIYEAAEIYLGTKISPNTHRLKVSKAEQEDNFTISMESNEEISEVFNGVKFNWILICRQVESKSFHNPRDLNSTLRSEVRSFQLSFHRKHKDMVLTSYLPYIVKKAKSIKQESKTLRIYTTSYDSMYANLADVWTGTNLDHPATFDTLAMDSEIKSFILRDLERFLKRKDYYRKVGKAWKRGYLLYGPPGTGKSSLIAAMANYLNFDIYDLELTEIHRNSELRRLLIAMANRSILVVEDIDCTVELQDRSAESAGISPNRPPQTQITLSGLLNFVDGLWSSCGDERIIIFTTNHKDKLDPALLRPGRMDVHVHMSYCTPCGFRLLAANYLGIKDHELFEEILESIKTTLVTPAEVAEQLLKNDNPDIVLKELIEFLKVKTKENEEANAKKSEAERREENEKQNTAQEVKSLNNKKVETEEKNDS